The region TCGCCGAACCGGCATTGCGACCGTACGCGGTGCGCGGGCTAGGAGAGCCATTCGAGCGAAAGCAATCGCCGCAGCGGCGCGTGGGAATCTACTATTGGCGAGGGGCCGCTGTGGGTCGAAGGGAGCCGTTCCCTGTGCACGGTTTGTTGCGAGGATGTTCACGTTCTAGCTAAGAAGATCGCATAATGTATCAACGGGAACAGTTTGAGTGTCCCCTTTGGTGGCTAGACAGCCTTGTTGCCCAAGCGCACACCGCTGCCACCGTCGGGGGCCGGTCCTTCGTCAAAGAAGACAATCCCGCGCTCCTCATAAACGCGCCTGATCGCTTCCACAGTGACGGGCTGAGGCCCGCGCGGACCGACTTCATCTTGCTCGATCCTGCTGACCGTATTGGCTGTGACTTTCGCCAGTTGGGCGACCTCTCGTACTCCGAGCTTCAATATTGCGCGCGCGGCTCGGGCCTGAGCAGAATTCACGGTGACCTCGTATTCATTTCGATACAGCGTATTGACAAACATCCGGACGCAATATAGATACACTGTATCGACATCTGCATCAATGATTCCGAGCGGTTTGGCTGGGCGGATTCCGTCCGGCGTGTCAACGCGCGAGCAGATTACGCGCTAAGGGAAGGCTGCATGGAACTGCGCCAGCTGAGTTATTTCGTTGCGGTGGCCGAGGAGCTACATTTCGGCCGGGCAGCGGCACGGGTGCACATCGCCCAGCCGGCGTTGAGCAATCATGTGCAGGCGCTAGAGAAGGAACTCGGTGTCCAGCTTCTCACCCGGACGACCAGACGGGTGGCGCTGACCAGGGCAGGGGAGGTGTTTCATGATCGTTGCGTCCGGATCTTAAGAGATGTCGATCTCTCCACCGAGGCCACCCGCTCGGTCGCCGGCAAGAACGTCAAGAAGATCAAGATCGGCACCATCTATCCGGCGACCATCGGCGTGCTGCCTTCCTTTCTGGCAAGGATCGCAAGGAAATACCCGGAGATCCAGCTGCACATCTCCAGCGGCTCGACCGATGGCATCATCCGGAGTATCGAGACCGGCCAGATCAATCTCGGCTTCATCCGGCCGGTCGAAAACATCGGCGCCTTACGCTTCTTCTCGATCGCCCAGGAGCGCTATCTACTGGCGGTGGAAAAGCAAAGCGCGCTTGCCGCTCGATCCGAGATCGGCATTGAGGATCTCAGAGACCAGAAGATCATCTCCTTTTCCAGGGCGAACCTCTCCTATACCGAGCGCTATTTTGCGGGAAAGTTCGAGGAGCACGATCTGACGAAAAACATCGCCTATAGCTGCGACGACAGCTTCTCGCTCGTCTCGCTGGTCTCCGCCGGTCTCGGCATCGGCTTCGCGCCGGAATGGACGCAGGATCTGCCGAACCGCAATTTCGAGCTCAAGAAGGTGCGGGGCGTCGACTTCCGGATCGGACTTGGGGTCGCCTGGAACAAGGAGGATCCGACCGCCGCGCGCGACGACATCATCGACATTGCAAGATCGCTGGCGCGGCCGGGAAGGTGAGGGGGAGGCGGTCTTCGCCCGCCCAAACGGAGCAGCTTGCCGGGCGCAGTTGGTCCCGGTTTCCGCCTTTCAGGCGGCTGACGCTAAACTTGGGGTAATCGCGGCGCGTACACTCTCTCCTGCGGATAGCCAGTGGCGGCCCCGAACGTGCCGCCATTAACTTCAGCGCTTGTCAGGCTGCCCGCTGACGCATGAGCAACGCCGCAAGACGCCTTGCCCGTTCGAGGCAGGTTGGCTGCTGGTCTGCAAATCGCTCCGCGCCGATTTCCATGATCAGCGTCGTATCCGGCAGGAATGCCAGCTCGGAGAAGATGTCTTCCCATGGAATGTTGCCCCAGCCGATCGGCAGATGCAGGTCGCCGATGCCGAGCGCGGTTGCCTCGGCCGGATGATAGAAGCGCTTCATCGAATAGGGCAGGCCAAAGCTATCATGCACATGCAGATGCCCGGTCACCGGTGCCATGTCGCGCAACTGTTCGCGAAAATCGAGATTGCGGAAGGTCGCTTCGATATAGGCATGCGAGAAATCGATCAGTGCAACGACGTTATCCGAGCCGATCGCGCGAACGGTCGCTGCCACCTGGCTCGGCGTCTGCCGATACTGGCCGCTTTCGGTGGTGAAGATATTTTCAAGGGCGATGCGCACACCGTAACCCTTGGCGATTTCGGCCATCTCGGCGAGCGCCTCACGTTCAATCTGGTCGAGATCTCCGCCATTCTCGCCATCTGCAACCTGTGCGGCGCCCGAATGGTGCACGAGAATGCCGGCGCCGAGGCGATTGCACAGTTCCAGCATGGCCCGCACGATCTTCTTCTGCAGATGCAGATGCTCCCGGTCCATGAAGTTGGAAACGATCTGGCCGTGCAGCGACAGCTTCCTGAAGTTGTACTGGCGGACAATCTCTGTGACGCGCTGTGTCCGGTCCTCGATGATCCGGCCGCCGCTGATGATTTCCTCACCATAGATGCCGATCTCGCAGGCATCGGCGCCCGTATCGGCGATTTCCCGCAAGGACGCATCCAGTATGGTCAGATCACCGTTGCCGGTCCGGTTGCAGAAACCGATGGCGGTTATGATGTCGTTCATGACAGGTTCTCCTTCGAGACTTGCAACAGATCACGCGACGGTTGCAAGTGCCGGGATCCC is a window of Sinorhizobium numidicum DNA encoding:
- a CDS encoding helix-turn-helix domain-containing protein, which encodes MFVNTLYRNEYEVTVNSAQARAARAILKLGVREVAQLAKVTANTVSRIEQDEVGPRGPQPVTVEAIRRVYEERGIVFFDEGPAPDGGSGVRLGNKAV
- a CDS encoding LysR family transcriptional regulator → MELRQLSYFVAVAEELHFGRAAARVHIAQPALSNHVQALEKELGVQLLTRTTRRVALTRAGEVFHDRCVRILRDVDLSTEATRSVAGKNVKKIKIGTIYPATIGVLPSFLARIARKYPEIQLHISSGSTDGIIRSIETGQINLGFIRPVENIGALRFFSIAQERYLLAVEKQSALAARSEIGIEDLRDQKIISFSRANLSYTERYFAGKFEEHDLTKNIAYSCDDSFSLVSLVSAGLGIGFAPEWTQDLPNRNFELKKVRGVDFRIGLGVAWNKEDPTAARDDIIDIARSLARPGR
- a CDS encoding sugar phosphate isomerase/epimerase family protein, which codes for MNDIITAIGFCNRTGNGDLTILDASLREIADTGADACEIGIYGEEIISGGRIIEDRTQRVTEIVRQYNFRKLSLHGQIVSNFMDREHLHLQKKIVRAMLELCNRLGAGILVHHSGAAQVADGENGGDLDQIEREALAEMAEIAKGYGVRIALENIFTTESGQYRQTPSQVAATVRAIGSDNVVALIDFSHAYIEATFRNLDFREQLRDMAPVTGHLHVHDSFGLPYSMKRFYHPAEATALGIGDLHLPIGWGNIPWEDIFSELAFLPDTTLIMEIGAERFADQQPTCLERARRLAALLMRQRAA